In one Streptomyces sp. T12 genomic region, the following are encoded:
- a CDS encoding glycoside hydrolase family 18 chitinase: MRFRHRAAAGFATLLLPFAGLVGLASPAEAATSATATYAKTQDWGSGFEGKWTVKNTGTTSLSSWTVEWDFPSGTSVTSAWDADVTSSGAHWTAKNKSWNGTLAPGASVTFGFNGTGTGSPANCKLNGGSCDGGSVPGDNPPTAPGTPTASDITNTSVKLSWPAATDDNGVKNYDVLRDGAKVATVTTTSYSDTGLSAGTDYSYTVQARDTADQTGPVSGARAVRTTGSTTEPPPTGDKVKLGYFTEWGVYGRNYHVKNLVTSGSASKITHINYAFGNVKDGKCVVDDTYAAYDKAYTADQSVSGTADTWDQPLRGNFNQLRQLKAKYPHIKVLYSFGGWTYSGGFGQAAANAAAFAKSCKAVVEDPRWADVFDGIDIDWEYPNACGLTCDTSGAAAFKNLSQALRTEFGSNYLITAAITADASSGGKIDAADYGGAAQYLDWYNVMTYDYFGAWDKTGPTAPHSPLTSYTGIPKEGFNSAAAIAKLKAKGVPASKLLLGIGFYGRGWTGVTQSAPGGTATGPATGTYEAGIEDYKVLKTSCPATGTIAGTAYAHCGSNWWSYDTPSTIAGKMTWAKNQGLGGAFFWEFSGDTSNGELVSAINSGLS; this comes from the coding sequence ATGCGCTTCAGACACAGAGCCGCGGCAGGGTTCGCGACCCTGTTGCTCCCCTTCGCCGGCCTGGTCGGCCTCGCGAGCCCCGCCGAGGCCGCGACATCCGCGACCGCCACCTACGCCAAGACCCAGGACTGGGGCTCCGGCTTCGAGGGCAAGTGGACGGTGAAGAACACCGGCACGACCTCCCTCAGCTCCTGGACGGTCGAGTGGGACTTCCCCTCCGGCACGTCCGTCACCTCCGCCTGGGACGCCGACGTCACCTCCTCCGGCGCCCACTGGACCGCCAAGAACAAGTCCTGGAACGGCACCCTCGCCCCCGGCGCCTCCGTCACCTTCGGCTTCAACGGCACCGGTACCGGCTCCCCCGCGAACTGCAAGCTGAACGGCGGCAGCTGCGACGGCGGCAGCGTCCCCGGCGACAACCCGCCGACCGCCCCCGGCACGCCCACCGCCTCCGACATCACCAACACCTCGGTGAAGCTCAGCTGGCCGGCCGCCACCGACGACAACGGCGTCAAGAACTACGACGTCCTGCGCGACGGCGCCAAGGTCGCGACGGTGACGACCACGTCGTACTCGGACACCGGCCTCAGCGCCGGCACCGACTACTCCTACACCGTCCAGGCCCGCGACACCGCCGACCAGACCGGTCCGGTGAGCGGCGCCCGCGCGGTGCGCACCACGGGCAGCACCACGGAACCGCCCCCGACCGGTGACAAGGTCAAGCTCGGCTACTTCACCGAGTGGGGCGTCTACGGCCGCAACTACCACGTCAAGAACCTGGTGACCTCGGGCTCCGCCTCGAAGATCACGCACATCAACTACGCGTTCGGCAACGTCAAGGACGGCAAGTGCGTCGTCGACGACACCTACGCCGCCTACGACAAGGCCTACACCGCCGACCAGTCCGTCAGCGGCACCGCCGACACCTGGGACCAGCCGCTGCGCGGCAACTTCAACCAGCTGCGCCAGCTGAAGGCCAAGTACCCGCACATCAAGGTGCTGTACTCCTTCGGCGGCTGGACCTACTCCGGCGGCTTCGGCCAGGCCGCGGCGAACGCGGCCGCGTTCGCCAAGTCCTGCAAGGCCGTGGTCGAGGACCCGCGCTGGGCCGACGTCTTCGACGGCATCGACATCGACTGGGAGTACCCGAACGCCTGCGGCCTGACCTGCGACACCTCCGGCGCGGCGGCCTTCAAGAACCTCTCGCAGGCACTGCGCACCGAGTTCGGCTCGAACTATCTGATCACCGCCGCCATCACGGCCGACGCCTCGTCCGGCGGCAAGATCGACGCGGCCGACTACGGCGGCGCAGCCCAGTACCTCGACTGGTACAACGTGATGACGTACGACTACTTCGGCGCCTGGGACAAGACCGGCCCCACGGCCCCGCACTCGCCGCTCACGTCGTACACCGGCATCCCGAAGGAGGGCTTCAACTCCGCCGCCGCCATAGCCAAGCTCAAGGCCAAGGGCGTCCCGGCGAGCAAGCTGCTGCTCGGCATCGGCTTCTACGGCCGCGGCTGGACCGGCGTCACCCAGTCCGCCCCCGGCGGCACGGCCACCGGCCCGGCGACCGGCACCTACGAGGCGGGCATCGAGGACTACAAGGTCCTCAAGACCTCCTGCCCGGCCACCGGCACCATCGCGGGCACCGCGTACGCCCACTGCGGCAGCAACTGGTGGTCGTACGACACACCCTCGACGATCGCCGGGAAGATGACCTGGGCCAAGAACCAGGGCCTGGGCGGCGCGTTCTTCTGGGAGTTCAGCGGCGACACCAGCAACGGCGAGCTGGTGAGCGCCATCAACAGCGGGCTGTCGTAA
- a CDS encoding STAS domain-containing protein gives MHIRGDHAELVVGGVLDVRSAADARTVLHSAVDDGVGDLVLDLSELDSWDATGLGVIMGAHRRAGRCGRRLVLRGVPPQMQRLLVATRLHRILAIEGGIGVESLPRV, from the coding sequence ATGCACATCAGGGGCGACCACGCCGAACTGGTCGTCGGGGGCGTCCTCGACGTCCGCAGCGCGGCGGACGCCCGTACGGTTCTGCACTCGGCCGTCGACGACGGAGTCGGCGATCTGGTGCTCGACCTGTCCGAGCTGGACTCCTGGGACGCCACCGGACTCGGGGTGATCATGGGGGCCCACCGGCGGGCCGGCCGTTGCGGCCGGCGCCTGGTGCTGCGCGGCGTACCGCCGCAGATGCAGCGCCTGCTGGTGGCCACCCGGCTGCACCGGATCCTGGCGATCGAGGGCGGCATCGGGGTGGAGTCCCTGCCCCGGGTGTGA
- a CDS encoding cob(I)yrinic acid a,c-diamide adenosyltransferase — protein sequence MVNLTRIYTRTGDQGTTALGDMSRVAKTDLRISAYADANEANAVIGTAIALGGLDEEIVKVLTRVQNDLFDVGADLSTPVVENPQFPPLRVEQFYIDKLEADCDHFNEQLEKLRSFILPGGTPGAALLHQACTVVRRAERSTWAALEVHGEVMNPLTATYLNRLSDLLFILARSANKEVGDVLWVPGGER from the coding sequence ATGGTCAATCTGACGCGCATCTACACCAGGACCGGCGACCAGGGCACCACCGCCCTCGGCGACATGAGCCGGGTCGCCAAGACCGATCTGCGGATCTCGGCGTACGCCGACGCCAACGAGGCGAACGCGGTGATCGGCACGGCGATCGCACTGGGCGGGCTCGACGAGGAGATCGTCAAGGTCCTCACCCGCGTGCAGAACGACCTGTTCGACGTGGGTGCGGACCTGTCGACGCCGGTGGTGGAGAACCCGCAGTTCCCGCCGCTGCGGGTCGAGCAGTTCTACATCGACAAGCTGGAGGCGGACTGCGACCACTTCAACGAGCAGCTGGAGAAGCTGCGGTCCTTCATCCTGCCGGGTGGTACGCCGGGTGCGGCCCTGCTGCACCAGGCCTGCACGGTCGTTCGGCGGGCCGAGCGCTCGACGTGGGCGGCGCTGGAGGTCCACGGCGAGGTGATGAACCCACTGACGGCGACCTACCTGAACCGCCTGTCCGACCTCCTGTTCATCCTCGCGAGGAGCGCGAACAAGGAGGTCGGGGACGTGCTGTGGGTGCCGGGCGGGGAGCGCTAG
- a CDS encoding ABC transporter ATP-binding protein has translation MPIISTAGLARTFQTKLGPVQAVRGIDLAVREGEILGFLGPNGAGKTTTLRMLTTLLAPTGGAATVAGRDLATDPAGVRRACGYVAQSGGVDPQISVREELVTQGRLYRLTKTQAVRRSEELARDLGLTDLLDRKAGALSGGQRRRLDIAMALTHRPKVLFLDEPTTGLDPGSRADLWDLIRHLRDEHGTTVFLTTHYLDEADALSDRLVVVDQGVVVAEGTPSALKLRYGGSIDASLQDTFLAITGRSATPADAAPVAV, from the coding sequence ATGCCCATCATCAGTACGGCCGGACTGGCCCGTACCTTCCAGACCAAGCTCGGCCCGGTCCAGGCCGTGCGCGGCATCGACCTCGCCGTCCGCGAGGGCGAGATCCTCGGCTTCCTGGGCCCGAACGGGGCGGGTAAGACGACGACCCTGCGGATGCTGACGACTTTGCTGGCGCCCACCGGGGGCGCGGCCACCGTCGCGGGCCGCGATCTCGCGACCGACCCCGCCGGGGTGCGCCGGGCGTGCGGATACGTGGCCCAGTCGGGCGGCGTCGACCCGCAGATCTCCGTGCGTGAGGAACTCGTCACCCAGGGCCGCCTGTACCGCCTGACGAAGACGCAGGCGGTCCGGCGGTCCGAGGAGTTGGCCCGCGACCTGGGCCTGACCGACCTCCTCGACCGCAAGGCGGGCGCCCTCTCCGGCGGCCAGCGGCGCCGCCTCGACATCGCGATGGCGCTCACCCACCGCCCGAAGGTCCTGTTCCTCGACGAGCCGACGACCGGCCTCGACCCCGGCAGCCGGGCCGACCTGTGGGACCTGATCCGGCACCTGCGCGACGAGCACGGCACGACGGTGTTCCTGACCACCCACTACCTCGACGAGGCCGACGCCCTCTCCGACCGCCTGGTCGTCGTCGACCAGGGCGTGGTCGTGGCGGAGGGCACGCCGAGCGCGCTGAAGCTGCGGTACGGCGGCTCGATCGACGCCTCCCTCCAGGACACGTTCCTCGCTATCACCGGCCGCAGCGCCACGCCGGCCGACGCCGCCCCCGTAGCCGTATAG
- a CDS encoding DUF2550 domain-containing protein codes for MVLALTVCGIVVALVVLGLFVFGLRRRLIQRSGGTFDCSLRWDVPEKPDTSGKGWSYGVARYNGDRIEWYRVFSYAYRPRRILERSAIEVAGRRVPDGEEELALLSDAVILTCLHRGTRLELAMSEDALTGFLAWLEAAPPGQRVNVA; via the coding sequence ATGGTCCTCGCTCTGACTGTGTGCGGAATCGTTGTCGCCCTGGTGGTGCTGGGGCTGTTCGTCTTCGGCCTGCGCCGCAGGCTCATCCAGCGCTCCGGCGGCACTTTCGACTGTTCCCTGCGCTGGGACGTGCCGGAGAAACCCGACACCAGCGGCAAGGGCTGGAGCTACGGCGTCGCCCGCTACAACGGCGACCGCATCGAGTGGTACCGCGTCTTCTCCTACGCCTATCGCCCGCGCCGCATCCTGGAGCGCTCCGCGATCGAGGTGGCCGGCCGCCGGGTCCCGGACGGTGAGGAGGAGCTGGCGCTGCTCTCCGACGCGGTGATCCTCACCTGTCTGCACCGGGGCACGCGCCTGGAACTCGCCATGAGCGAAGACGCGCTGACCGGTTTCCTCGCGTGGCTGGAGGCAGCCCCGCCCGGTCAGCGCGTCAATGTCGCCTAG
- a CDS encoding 3-hydroxyacyl-CoA dehydrogenase family protein — MARKLAVIGAGLMGSGIAQVSAQAGWDVVLRDVTDEALKRGTDGIKASYDKFVSKGKLEAHDADAALARITATTDLDAAADADVVVEAVFEKLEVKHEIFRALDKIVRDDAVLASNTSAIPITKIAAATERPERVVGVHFFSPVPMMQLCELVRGYKTSDETLATAREFAESVGKTCIVVNRDVAGFVTTRLISALVVEAAKLYESGVATAEDIDLACKLGFGHAMGPLATADLTGVDILLHATSNIYTESQDEKFAPPELMRRMVDAGDIGRKSGQGFYSY; from the coding sequence GTGGCACGGAAGCTTGCCGTCATCGGCGCCGGCTTGATGGGTTCCGGGATCGCCCAGGTCTCCGCTCAGGCGGGGTGGGACGTGGTCCTGCGTGACGTCACCGACGAGGCGCTGAAGCGCGGCACCGACGGCATCAAGGCGTCGTACGACAAGTTCGTCAGCAAGGGCAAGCTGGAGGCGCACGACGCCGACGCCGCCCTCGCCCGTATCACCGCGACCACCGACCTGGACGCCGCCGCCGACGCGGACGTCGTCGTCGAGGCCGTCTTCGAGAAGCTCGAGGTCAAGCACGAGATCTTCCGCGCGCTCGACAAGATCGTGCGGGACGACGCCGTGCTCGCCTCCAACACCTCCGCGATCCCGATCACCAAGATCGCGGCGGCCACCGAGCGCCCCGAGCGGGTCGTCGGTGTGCACTTCTTCTCGCCGGTCCCGATGATGCAGCTGTGCGAGCTGGTCCGCGGCTACAAGACGAGTGACGAAACCCTCGCCACCGCACGGGAGTTCGCCGAGTCCGTCGGCAAGACCTGCATCGTCGTCAACCGGGATGTCGCCGGCTTCGTGACGACCCGGCTCATCTCGGCCCTCGTCGTCGAGGCCGCCAAGCTGTACGAGTCGGGCGTCGCCACCGCCGAGGACATCGACCTCGCCTGCAAGCTGGGCTTCGGTCACGCCATGGGCCCGCTCGCCACCGCGGACCTCACCGGCGTCGACATCCTGCTGCACGCCACCAGCAACATCTACACCGAGTCCCAGGACGAGAAGTTCGCCCCGCCGGAGCTGATGCGCCGGATGGTGGACGCGGGTGACATCGGCCGCAAGAGCGGGCAAGGCTTTTACAGCTACTGA
- a CDS encoding response regulator transcription factor → MIRVLVAEDQSAVRAGLVLILRSAPGIEVVGEAVDGEQAVAMARELRPDLVLMDVQMPRLDGVSATRQVVAERLADVLVLTTFDLDEYVFGALRAGASGFLLKNTEARDLVEAVRTVARGEGLIAPAVTRRLIAEFAAKPVREPTADPAVLDSLTRREREVLSCLGEGLSNADIAARLDMAEATVKTHVSRLLGKLGLRSRVQAAVLAQELGI, encoded by the coding sequence ATGATCCGCGTCCTGGTCGCCGAGGACCAGTCCGCCGTCCGCGCCGGGCTCGTCCTCATCCTGCGCAGCGCGCCCGGCATCGAGGTGGTCGGCGAGGCGGTGGACGGCGAGCAGGCGGTGGCCATGGCGCGCGAACTGCGGCCCGACCTGGTGCTGATGGACGTTCAGATGCCTCGTCTGGACGGGGTGTCGGCGACCCGGCAGGTGGTCGCCGAGCGGCTGGCGGACGTCCTCGTACTCACCACCTTCGACCTCGACGAGTACGTGTTCGGGGCGCTGCGGGCCGGGGCGTCGGGGTTTCTGCTGAAGAACACGGAGGCCAGGGATCTGGTCGAAGCGGTCCGCACGGTCGCACGCGGGGAGGGGCTCATCGCACCCGCTGTCACCCGCCGCCTCATCGCCGAGTTCGCCGCCAAGCCCGTGCGGGAGCCGACCGCCGATCCGGCCGTCCTCGACTCCCTCACCCGGCGCGAGCGCGAGGTGTTGTCGTGTCTCGGCGAGGGGCTGTCCAACGCCGACATCGCGGCCCGCCTCGACATGGCCGAGGCCACGGTGAAGACCCACGTCAGCCGCCTGCTGGGGAAGCTCGGGCTGCGCAGCCGGGTCCAAGCGGCCGTGCTGGCACAAGAGTTGGGCATCTAG
- a CDS encoding TetR/AcrR family transcriptional regulator, whose amino-acid sequence MAEGLRERKKRETRQRISDIATGLFLEHGFLAVTIADVAEAADVSVNTVYNYFPAKEDLFFDRSAGVVEQLSRWVRARDEGESAARAVLRELRAEVEAVSPRIGLMAGYDRFMRVIHEAPPLRSRLWSLQQEIHDHLEATLREEAGAPDGDPLSGLIAGQISWCHQTVFVTVGREMLKGRNPDEVSREVLVLLDDIEELLSEKVLNYAVRGAQ is encoded by the coding sequence ATGGCTGAGGGGCTCAGGGAACGGAAGAAGCGCGAGACACGGCAGCGCATCTCGGACATCGCCACCGGGCTGTTCCTGGAGCACGGGTTCCTGGCGGTGACCATCGCGGACGTGGCGGAGGCCGCGGACGTCTCCGTGAACACCGTCTACAACTACTTCCCGGCCAAGGAGGACCTCTTCTTCGACCGCTCCGCCGGTGTCGTCGAGCAGCTCTCCCGCTGGGTGCGCGCCCGGGACGAGGGGGAGTCGGCCGCCCGGGCCGTGCTGCGCGAGCTGCGCGCCGAGGTCGAGGCGGTCTCGCCGCGGATCGGCCTCATGGCGGGCTACGACCGCTTCATGCGCGTCATCCACGAGGCGCCGCCGCTGCGCTCCCGGCTCTGGAGCCTCCAGCAGGAGATCCACGACCACCTCGAAGCCACCCTCCGCGAGGAGGCCGGCGCGCCCGACGGCGACCCGCTCTCGGGCCTGATAGCCGGTCAGATCTCCTGGTGTCATCAGACGGTCTTCGTCACCGTCGGCCGCGAGATGCTCAAGGGGCGCAATCCGGACGAAGTATCACGGGAGGTGCTCGTGCTTCTCGACGACATCGAGGAGCTGTTGAGCGAGAAGGTGCTCAACTACGCCGTCCGAGGCGCTCAATGA
- a CDS encoding sensor histidine kinase, translating into MAVRLPRPHRFDVCVALAGLLGGLLLWGVGLATRPAREPIVLLDGRWWILLPLVVTAGCEAARRVLPRTALLVGWVVLTVDTITQGNLVTVLMFTDLVYAAVVYGPPATARRVPWITGLLTVAGTVVPVAVWREPEALLIGVVIGLVGLTPALTGWLVRNHRDAAEAARLRAEQTALLAEMDRTQAVTSERARMARELHDMVANHLSAIAIHSTAALSLDDPKTSREALSVIRENSVEGLAEMRRLIGILRDSSGDTAPVAAPTLNGLGALVDGARTNGLDVTLDAAHGTVPTPVELAAYRIVQESLTNALKHACPGRVRVVIAQQDGSLTVSVTSPFGDRDGPRAPGSGAGLVGMQERAALLGGCFEAGPVEDPASANGKIWAVRATLPVTEGDRE; encoded by the coding sequence ATGGCCGTACGACTGCCCCGCCCGCACCGCTTCGACGTGTGCGTCGCGCTCGCCGGACTGCTCGGTGGTCTGCTGCTGTGGGGCGTGGGCCTCGCGACCCGGCCGGCCCGCGAGCCGATCGTGCTCCTCGACGGCCGCTGGTGGATCCTGCTGCCGCTGGTCGTGACCGCCGGCTGCGAGGCCGCGCGCCGCGTCCTGCCACGCACGGCCCTGCTGGTGGGGTGGGTCGTGCTGACCGTGGACACCATCACCCAGGGCAACCTGGTCACCGTCCTGATGTTCACCGACCTCGTGTACGCGGCCGTGGTGTACGGGCCACCGGCCACCGCGCGCCGCGTCCCCTGGATCACCGGGCTGCTCACGGTGGCCGGCACGGTGGTGCCCGTCGCGGTGTGGCGGGAGCCCGAGGCGCTGCTGATCGGCGTGGTCATCGGCCTGGTCGGGCTGACGCCGGCCCTCACCGGCTGGCTCGTCCGCAACCACCGCGACGCCGCCGAGGCCGCCCGCCTGCGCGCCGAACAGACCGCGCTGCTGGCCGAGATGGACCGCACCCAGGCCGTCACCTCGGAGCGCGCCCGCATGGCACGCGAGTTGCACGACATGGTCGCCAACCACCTCTCCGCGATCGCCATCCACTCCACGGCCGCGCTCTCCCTCGACGACCCGAAGACCTCCCGGGAGGCCCTCTCGGTCATCCGGGAGAACAGCGTCGAGGGGCTCGCCGAGATGCGCCGGCTCATCGGCATCCTGCGCGACTCCAGCGGCGACACGGCGCCGGTCGCCGCCCCCACGCTCAACGGCCTCGGCGCCCTGGTCGACGGCGCCCGCACCAACGGCCTCGACGTCACCCTCGACGCCGCCCACGGCACCGTCCCCACCCCGGTCGAGCTCGCCGCCTACCGCATCGTCCAGGAATCCCTGACCAACGCCCTCAAGCACGCCTGCCCCGGCCGCGTCCGCGTGGTCATCGCCCAGCAGGACGGTTCGCTCACCGTCTCCGTCACCAGCCCGTTCGGCGACCGGGACGGACCGCGGGCGCCGGGCTCGGGCGCGGGTCTGGTCGGCATGCAGGAGCGGGCCGCGCTGCTGGGCGGCTGCTTCGAGGCCGGCCCCGTCGAGGATCCGGCCTCGGCCAACGGCAAGATCTGGGCCGTACGCGCCACACTCCCCGTGACCGAAGGAGACAGAGAATGA
- a CDS encoding ABC transporter permease: protein MLLHDTALIYGRYLRQSLRSRFALLFGVLMPLLYLLFFGPLLTDLPLGGRGSSWQVLVPGLLLQLGLFGASFAGFTIIIEKSQGVVERMRVTPVSRLALLLGRVLRDATVFVFQAVLLVLASLAMGLRAPLPGVLIGFAFVALLTVSLASLSYALAMKVRTPQEFGPAINAMTMPMMLLSGLMLPMTLGPRWLDVLSHFVPFRYLVDAVRDAYVGSYATAPMLYGVLVAVAFAALAVTVGTRVFRTAGA, encoded by the coding sequence ATGCTGCTTCACGACACCGCGCTGATCTACGGCCGCTATCTGCGCCAGTCCCTGCGCTCCCGCTTCGCCCTGCTCTTCGGCGTGCTGATGCCGCTGCTGTACCTGCTCTTCTTCGGCCCGCTCCTGACCGACCTGCCGCTCGGCGGACGCGGCAGCTCGTGGCAGGTGCTGGTGCCCGGACTGCTGCTCCAACTCGGCTTGTTCGGGGCGTCGTTCGCCGGCTTCACGATCATCATCGAGAAGAGTCAGGGCGTGGTGGAGCGGATGCGGGTGACGCCCGTCAGCCGCCTCGCCCTGCTGCTGGGGCGCGTTCTGCGCGACGCCACCGTGTTCGTCTTCCAGGCGGTGCTGCTGGTGCTGGCGTCGCTGGCGATGGGGCTACGGGCTCCCCTGCCCGGGGTGCTGATCGGCTTCGCGTTCGTCGCGCTGCTGACGGTGTCGCTGGCCTCGCTGTCGTACGCGCTCGCCATGAAGGTCCGCACACCGCAGGAGTTCGGCCCGGCGATCAACGCCATGACGATGCCGATGATGCTGCTGTCGGGCCTGATGCTGCCGATGACGCTGGGGCCGAGGTGGCTGGACGTCCTCTCCCACTTCGTACCGTTCCGCTATCTGGTGGACGCGGTGCGGGACGCGTACGTCGGCTCGTACGCGACGGCGCCCATGCTGTACGGCGTCCTGGTCGCGGTCGCCTTCGCCGCGCTGGCCGTGACGGTGGGCACACGCGTGTTCCGAACCGCCGGAGCGTAA